One region of Ictalurus punctatus breed USDA103 chromosome 6, Coco_2.0, whole genome shotgun sequence genomic DNA includes:
- the cd247l gene encoding CD247 antigen like precursor (The RefSeq protein has 1 substitution compared to this genomic sequence), protein MAVFKKDALLCLALLLSSAEALQPNDPIICYVLDAVLLFYCIIFTALYFKLKFERARSFVVQPDKSPSTAQAVQEEGQYEALVRPSNDDYQEIQRKSKPRKNKSKTKEPKSKRNAAEAIEMKPTAPLPPSRD, encoded by the exons ATGGCAGTGTTCAAGAAGGACGCCCTGTTGTGCTTGGCCTTACTGCTTTCCTCTGCAG AGGCCTTGGAGCCCAATGACCCCATTATCTGCTACGTGTTAGATGCAGTTCTGCTCTTCTACTGCATCAttttcactgcactgtacttTAAACTTAAG TTTGAAAGGGCGAGGAGCTTTGTCGTGCAACCTGATAAGTCTCCTAGCACG GCTCAAGCAGTACAAGAAGAAGGGCAATATGAG GCGCTGGTAAGACCATCAAATGACGATTACCAGGAAATCCAAAGGAAAAGCAAG CCTCGCAAAAACAAGAGTAAAACCAAAGAG CCTAAAAGCAAGAGAAATGCAGCAGAAGCCATTGAGATGAAGCCCACCGCTCCTTTACCACCATCACGCGACTGA
- the lamp1b gene encoding lysosome-associated membrane glycoprotein 1b: MKPHTGNHALPSGLTLLLLEHYARVCPATCCPPLRLRPPPSPPSIPESGSYNVTNNGTTCLLARMGLQLNITYTSRSQGKVVRDIINLQPKVTNTSGSCEAETAKLALTEGNTSLTFFFLLNSTTNKYHLDGLALSINLPDLPRPMDVHNNSLGYLQGTLGYSYMCHQEQILPVGQNFSLNTFHLQVQPFGVIGNEFGAAEECELDKDDLLIPIAVGAALAGLVLVVLLAYLIGRRRSHAGYQTI, from the exons ATGAAACCTCACACCGGAAATCACGCTCTGCCTTCTGGACTAACTCTGCTGCTGCTGG AACACTACGCCCGAGTTTGTCCAGCGACGTGTTGTCCACCACTTCGGCTCCGACCCCCCCCCTCACCTCCCAGTATCCCCGAGAGCGGGTCGTACAACGTCACCAACAATGGCACCACGTGCTTGTTGGCCCGCATGGGACTGCAGCTCAACATTACTTACACCTCTCGCTCACAGGGCAAG GTTGTTCGAGATATCATAAACCTGCAACCAAAGGTGACCAATACATCTGGTTCCTGCGAGGCTGAAACTGCAAAGCTCGCACTCACGGAAGGGAACACATCCCTGACGTTCTTCTTCCTTTTG AATTCCACAACTAACAAGTATCACCTTGATGGACTGGCACTCTCCATCAACTTGCCAGACTTGCCTC GGCCCATGGACGTCCATAACAATAGTCTAGGCTACCTTCAGGGAACTCTGGGCTACTCGTACATGTGCCATCAAGAGCAGATCTTGCCCGTTGGGCAGAATTTCTCCCTGAACACGTTCCATCTACAGGTGCAGCCTTTCGGTGTCATTGGAAATGAGTTTGGAGCAG CCGAGGAATGTGAGCTCGATAAAGATGACCTGCTGATCCCTATCGCTGTAGGTGCTGCCCTTGCAGGCCTTGTGTTAGTTGTGCTCTTGGCCTACCTGATTGGCAGGAGGAGAAGCCATGCTGGCTACCAGACGATCTAA
- the grtp1b gene encoding growth hormone-regulated TBC protein 1b, with the protein MNLPEDCESTEGCISNGNSRVDKYGFEYSEEFNHESYEEMMSEYLPVLARRSEKWSRLLKENTKVDKNLKVKRYVRKGVPSKHRTLVWMAASGAQHHLQMNSGYYQSLLKVHHDPTLEETIRTDLHRTFPDNIQFHDSSQPCLLKALYNVLVAYGHHNKDVGYCQGMNFIAGYLLIITKDEEKSFWLMDALLGRILPDYYTPGMLGLKTDQDVLGELVKTKVPAVWQAMNQHNVMWCLVVSRWFICLYIDVLPMETVLRIWDCLFYEGSKILFRVALTLIRQNQNLILQAQNLPDICERFKQITHGEFVENCHAFMQNIFTEPGSLSMATITKLRETCRERIQAQDSGR; encoded by the exons ATGAATCTCCCGGAGGACTGTGAGTCTACTGAAGGTTGCATTTCCAACGGAAACTCGAG AGTAGACAAGTATGGATTTGAGTATTCTGAAGAGTTTAACCACGAATCCTATGAGGAAATGATGTCTGAGTATTTACCAGTGCTTGCCAGAAGATCAGAAAAATGGTCCAggcttttaaaagaaaacactaAAGTGGATAAGAATCTGAAAG TGAAGAGGTATGTGAGGAAAGGCGTCCCCAGCAAACACCGTACTCTTGTCTGGATGGCTGCCAGTGGAGCCCAGCATCATCTGCAGATGAACTCTGGTTATTACCAGTCTCTCCTGAAGGTTCACCATGACCCCACGCTGGAAGAGACTATACGCACAG ACTTGCACAGAACCTTCCCAGACAACATTCAGTTCCACGACTCCTCACAGCCTTGTTTACTGAAGGCTCTGTATAATGTTCTTGTGGCATACGGACACCATAACAAGGATGTTGGATACTGTCAG GGAATGAACTTTATCGCAGGATACCTCCTTATCATAACTAAAGATGAAGAAAAGTCCTTCTGGTTAATGGATGCTTTGCTGGGTAGAATCTTACCTg ATTACTACACCCCGGGCATGCTGGGTCTAAAGACGGACCAGGACGTTCTTGGAGAGCTGGTAAAGACTAAGGTGCCTGCAGTGTGGCAGGCCATGAATCAACACAATGTGATGTGGTGCCTGGTGGTCTCAAGGTGGTTTATTTGCCTTTACATTGACGTTCTTCCCATGGAG ACAGTGCTGAGAATATGGGATTGTCTGTTCTATGAGGGTTCTAAGATCCTATTCCGTGTGGCCCTCACGTTGATTCGTCAAAACCAGAACCTAATTCTGCAGGCGCAAAATCTTCCAGACATCTGTGAGCGTTTCAAACAGATCACACATGGGGAGTTTGTGGAGAACTGTCACGCATTCATGCAG AACATCTTTACGGAGCCTGGGAGTCTCTCCATGGCAACCATCACTAAACTCCGAGAAACATGTCGAGAACGCATACAAGCTCAGGATTCTGGACGATAA